One window from the genome of Montipora foliosa isolate CH-2021 chromosome 5, ASM3666993v2, whole genome shotgun sequence encodes:
- the LOC138003609 gene encoding uncharacterized protein isoform X3, translating into MERFKDERRKYSAVKVEMEQKNSSLSVEGNNRKKRQRKKKKSVKSNLEETVQGSNRSGLVKDFDVTCNDALKGNVRKAKGDMWKSNKTCEVAVPKGRVHQSKDTAKGNRGVAQSTGVSHGGQDFSAALLVNEEKPVGSLARCSKKLFLDAVGSVLNRNIGQGKSPRSLLNADEAPAKDFQLKNDSGNLKDDETHHHMRFNCAANTKQSMTSGEAKEMNSQGDDVTESEKFGSNRHPTDGQRSDNDSENHGNPTIDEKGQRRKIEGNQDFKDRKTERCSYIRRNSENDSLKIHLTEDDFSYNSGGAVDQRRRRSSDGGLSNSGNESLRSGFTKGNRSQPMGNQRRRRSSNDARRNSTRDSETSESHRHPTESERRRGYSDHLLENSASGDELPENCQHRTKKERKCNSVCRSSKNNTLRNDLAQGNVNHPIKILRRRRSSDATSENDATEIERLGSDTHAARSQRVPESFDHISGNENLRSCHREEDLSQLIGNQRRRRSADDALRNNTRESEWSGNHRHPTEGETRRRYSDHISENNAKGDELTENYQQCTKKKGKCNSVCRSWQNNALRNDLPQGDVNQPIKILRQRRSSDATSENDATESEPLRSDTLPARNQRRQETFHPFSGTDVKGISTGNEERWNSIDHSAKSGILEGELPVDYLSDTIGNRRRRKSFGGASEKDSRETEHSGSHRYPIRNQRRRGALDNLSENGSKGNKQSSQQFKEKKGGWSSVNCPVDNNRLRNKVPEDRFRNPWGNRRRRTASDGILKYDSGSGELPENIRPHWTSNRTRSESEIGEENERKSYAPKEPSLVHISIVDSKAERTSPIHEVGRRLDSTAMEKQEQVESRQAKGQFWIDPEVRERIANPKYPVCMPDKPFLHRSYQNGERYDDNIGPNKSFVGGMFGREWRLKKEREDLKREVEEDAEEDRRRAMLIHPGDNICPTFMIWGVCHRGDNCHLRHPPGRYLERPPRNAVKPESVSEEPKRDPNSYAAVLEKKKNAEPEKFFNDCLLQNVESREETIGRSYSNALVRKDDSKIPTTRKSFEEEWPCLGSPVQIHSKTKQATQGPCVIEKVSASVSKMQNANDRVIAESLQADEYAALEVFEADEYVDQNEDDTFPDYQEQEFVNQLEQDTNKENHLETKGHELEDFSSSYSSNVVTHQSTRDEAVPSPPPVITSVCDICMDRPKDATLVCGHRFCYQCSLQMRLDEGACAICRRCIVSVIKTYN; encoded by the exons ATGAAAGAAGGAAATATTCAGCAGTGAAAGTTGAAATGGAGCAAAAAAATTCAAGTCTCTCTGTTGAGGGAAATAATAGGAAGAAacggcaaagaaagaaaaagaaatctgTTAAGTCCAATTTGGAGGAAACTGTACAAGGAAGTAATAGAAGTGGACTGGTGAAAGACTTTGATGTGACATGCAATGATGCTCTTAAAGGAAATGTGAGGAAGGCGAAAGGTGATATGTGGAAAAGTAACAAGACGTGTGAAGTGGCAGTGCCAAAGGGCAGAGTTCACCAATCTAAGGATACAGCAAAAG GTAACAGAGGTGTTGCTCAGTCAACGGGCGTTTCCCATGGGGGTCAAGATTTTAGTGCCGCATTGCTTGTGAATGAAGAAAAACCGGTTGGAAGCTTAGCACGTTGTTCGAAAAAGCTTTTTCTGGACGCAGTTGGTTCTGTGCTGAATCGGAACATTGGACAAGGTAAAAGCCCTCGGAGTTTGTTGAATGCGGATGAAGCTCCCGCTAAAGACTTTCAGCTGAAAAACGACTCTGGTAATTTAAAGGATGACGAAACGCACCATCATATGCGATTTAATTGTGCAGCAAACACCAAACAGTCCATGACTTCTGGAGAAGCTAAAGAGATGAACAGCCAAGGAGATGATGTGACCGAGAGTGAGAAATTCGGCAGTAATCGGCATCCGACCGACGGCCAAAGATCGGATAACGATTCAGAAAACCATGGAAACCCGACTATCGATGAGAAAGGGCAAAGGCGTAAAATTGAAGGAAACCAAGATTTTAAAGATCGCAAGACAGAAAGGTGTAGTTATATTAGGCGCAACTCAGAGAACGATAGTTTAAAAATCCATCTTACAGAGGACGATTTCAGTTATAATTCAGGCGGAGCTGTTGACCAAAGACGTCGGAGATCTTCGGATGGTGGCTTAAGTAATTCGGGGAACGAGAGTTTAAGAAGTGGTTTTACAAAAGGCAATCGTAGTCAACCAATGGGAAACCAAAGACGACGAAGATCTTCCAATGACGCCCGTCGAAACAGTACAAGAGACAGTGAGACGTCGGAAAGCCACCGACATCCGACTGAGAGTGAAAGAAGACGAGGATATTCCGACCATTTATTGGAAAACAGCGCTAGTGGGGACGAGCTACCGGAAAACTGCCAACATCGTacaaagaaggaaagaaaatgtaatTCTGTCTGTCGCAGCTCGAAGAACAATACTTTAAGAAACGATCTTGCGCAGGGCAACGTCAATCATCCCATCAAAATCTTACGACGACGAAGATCTTCCGATGCGACTTCAGAAAACGATGCGACAGAGATTGAACGTCTAGGAAGTGATACACATGCGGCGAGGAGTCAAAGAGTACCAGAATCTTTCGATCACATCTCAGGAAACGAGAATTTAAGAAGTTGTCATAGAGAGGAAGACCTTAGTCAGTTAATAGGGAACCAAAGACGACGAAGATCTGCCGATGACGCCTTACGGAACAATACAAGAGAAAGTGAGTGGTCAGGAAACCACCGACATCCGACTGAGGGAGAAACAAGACGAAGATATTCCGACCATATATCGGAAAACAACGCAAAAGGGGACGAGTTAACGGAAAACTATCAACAGTgtacaaagaaaaaaggaaagtgtAATTCTGTCTGTCGCAGCTGGCAGAACAATGCTTTAAGAAACGATCTTCCGCAGGGCGACGTCAATCAGCCTATCAAAATTCTACGACAACGAAGATCTTCCGATGCTACTTCGGAGAACGATGCGACAGAGAGTGAACCTCTAAGAAGCGATACTCTTCCGGCGAGGAATCAAAGGAGGCAAGAAACTTTCCACCCTTTTTCAGGAACCGATGTTAAAGGGATCAGTACAGGCAATGAAGAAAGATGGAATTCTATTGATCACAGCGCAAAGAGTGGTATCCTAGAAGGTGAACTTCCGGTGGACTATCTCAGTGATACGATCGGAAACCGAAGACGACGAAAATCGTTCGGTGGCGCCTCGGAAAAGGATTCGAGAGAAACCGAGCACTCGGGAAGCCATCGTTATCCAATAAGAAACCAAAGAAGACGAGGCGCTCTTGATAACCTTTCAGAAAACGGTTCCAAAGGAAACAAGCAAAGTAGTCAAcagtttaaagaaaagaaaggagggTGGAGTTCTGTTAATTGCCCTGTCGACAACAATAGATTGAGAAATAAAGTACCGGAAGATCGATTTAGAAACCCGTGGGGAAACCGAAGACGGCGCACAGCTTCCGATGGCATCTTGAAGTATGATTCGGGATCTGGCGAATTGCCGGAGAATATCCGACCTCACTGGACAAGCAATCGAACACGTTCCGAATCTGAAATTGGAGAGGAGAACGAAAGAAAGTCTTACGCGCCAAAAGAGCCATCTTTAG ttcataTTTCGATCGTAGATTCTAAAGCAGAGAGGACCAGCCCAATTCATGAAGTAGGCAGACGACTTGATTCCACCGCCATGgaaaaacaagaacaagttGAGAGTCGACAGGCAAAGGGGCAGTTTTGGATTGACCCTGAAGTCCGAGAAAGGATTGCTAACCCTAAATATCCGGTTTGTATGCCAGACAAGCCTTTCCTCCATAGAAGCTACCAAAATGGCGAACGATATGATGACAACATAGGCCCTAATAAGTCCTTCGTCGGAGGAATGTTCGGCCGGGAATGGCGACTGAAAAAGGAACGAGAAGACTTAAAGCGAGAAGTGGAAGAAGACGCTGAAGAGGATAGGCGTCGAGCTATGCTGATTCACCCTGGTGACAACATTTGCCCAACGTTCATGATCTGGGGTGTTTGTCATCGGGGGGATAACTGTCATCTGCGGCATCCCCCTGGTAGATATCTCGAACGCCCGCCCCGGAATGCGGTGAAGCCCGAGTCCGTCTCCGAGGAGCCGAAGAGGGATCCGAACTCTTATGCCGCTGTTttggagaagaagaagaatgccGAGCCCGAGAAATTCTTCAACGACTGTTTGCTGCAAAACGTGGAGAGCAGAGAGGAAACGATTGGCAGATCGTATTCCAATGCTCTTGTAAGAAAGGATGACAGTAAGATTCCTACGACAAGAAAAAGTTTTGAGGAGGAATGGCCATGTCTTGGGTCACCTGTGCAGATTCACAGCAAGACCAAGCAAGCTACACAAGGACCGTGCGTCATCGAGAAGGTCAGTGCTTCAGtaagcaaaatgcaaaatgcaaaTGATAGAGTGATAGCCGAGTCGTTACAAGCAGACGAATACGCAGCGCTGGAGGTGTTCGAGGCAGATGAATACGTAGATCAGAACGAGGACGACACTTTCCCTGATTACCAAGAGCAAGAATTCGTCAACCAGCTGGAACAAGACACAAACAAAGAGAACCATCTTGAGACAAAGGGACACGAATTAGAAGACTTCAGCTCGTCATATTCCAGCAATGTTGTAACGCATCAAAGCACCAGAGATGAAGCCGTCCCTTCCCCACCCCCTGTAATTACCAGTGTGTGTGATATTTGCATGGATCGACCCAAAGACGCCACATTGGTTTGTGGCCACAGGTTTTGCTATCAGTGTTCTTTGCAGATGCGACTGGATGAAGGAGCTTGTGCAATATGTAGAAGATGTATCGTTTCCGTAATCAAAACTTACAACTAA
- the LOC138003609 gene encoding uncharacterized protein isoform X1, which translates to MDLWQNGTFQSDHGFYKLLESLFGPFCVVKFVVVILVTALLMYTCQTFARNVSLDERRKYSAVKVEMEQKNSSLSVEGNNRKKRQRKKKKSVKSNLEETVQGSNRSGLVKDFDVTCNDALKGNVRKAKGDMWKSNKTCEVAVPKGRVHQSKDTAKGNRGVAQSTGVSHGGQDFSAALLVNEEKPVGSLARCSKKLFLDAVGSVLNRNIGQGKSPRSLLNADEAPAKDFQLKNDSGNLKDDETHHHMRFNCAANTKQSMTSGEAKEMNSQGDDVTESEKFGSNRHPTDGQRSDNDSENHGNPTIDEKGQRRKIEGNQDFKDRKTERCSYIRRNSENDSLKIHLTEDDFSYNSGGAVDQRRRRSSDGGLSNSGNESLRSGFTKGNRSQPMGNQRRRRSSNDARRNSTRDSETSESHRHPTESERRRGYSDHLLENSASGDELPENCQHRTKKERKCNSVCRSSKNNTLRNDLAQGNVNHPIKILRRRRSSDATSENDATEIERLGSDTHAARSQRVPESFDHISGNENLRSCHREEDLSQLIGNQRRRRSADDALRNNTRESEWSGNHRHPTEGETRRRYSDHISENNAKGDELTENYQQCTKKKGKCNSVCRSWQNNALRNDLPQGDVNQPIKILRQRRSSDATSENDATESEPLRSDTLPARNQRRQETFHPFSGTDVKGISTGNEERWNSIDHSAKSGILEGELPVDYLSDTIGNRRRRKSFGGASEKDSRETEHSGSHRYPIRNQRRRGALDNLSENGSKGNKQSSQQFKEKKGGWSSVNCPVDNNRLRNKVPEDRFRNPWGNRRRRTASDGILKYDSGSGELPENIRPHWTSNRTRSESEIGEENERKSYAPKEPSLVHISIVDSKAERTSPIHEVGRRLDSTAMEKQEQVESRQAKGQFWIDPEVRERIANPKYPVCMPDKPFLHRSYQNGERYDDNIGPNKSFVGGMFGREWRLKKEREDLKREVEEDAEEDRRRAMLIHPGDNICPTFMIWGVCHRGDNCHLRHPPGRYLERPPRNAVKPESVSEEPKRDPNSYAAVLEKKKNAEPEKFFNDCLLQNVESREETIGRSYSNALVRKDDSKIPTTRKSFEEEWPCLGSPVQIHSKTKQATQGPCVIEKVSASVSKMQNANDRVIAESLQADEYAALEVFEADEYVDQNEDDTFPDYQEQEFVNQLEQDTNKENHLETKGHELEDFSSSYSSNVVTHQSTRDEAVPSPPPVITSVCDICMDRPKDATLVCGHRFCYQCSLQMRLDEGACAICRRCIVSVIKTYN; encoded by the exons ATGAAAGAAGGAAATATTCAGCAGTGAAAGTTGAAATGGAGCAAAAAAATTCAAGTCTCTCTGTTGAGGGAAATAATAGGAAGAAacggcaaagaaagaaaaagaaatctgTTAAGTCCAATTTGGAGGAAACTGTACAAGGAAGTAATAGAAGTGGACTGGTGAAAGACTTTGATGTGACATGCAATGATGCTCTTAAAGGAAATGTGAGGAAGGCGAAAGGTGATATGTGGAAAAGTAACAAGACGTGTGAAGTGGCAGTGCCAAAGGGCAGAGTTCACCAATCTAAGGATACAGCAAAAG GTAACAGAGGTGTTGCTCAGTCAACGGGCGTTTCCCATGGGGGTCAAGATTTTAGTGCCGCATTGCTTGTGAATGAAGAAAAACCGGTTGGAAGCTTAGCACGTTGTTCGAAAAAGCTTTTTCTGGACGCAGTTGGTTCTGTGCTGAATCGGAACATTGGACAAGGTAAAAGCCCTCGGAGTTTGTTGAATGCGGATGAAGCTCCCGCTAAAGACTTTCAGCTGAAAAACGACTCTGGTAATTTAAAGGATGACGAAACGCACCATCATATGCGATTTAATTGTGCAGCAAACACCAAACAGTCCATGACTTCTGGAGAAGCTAAAGAGATGAACAGCCAAGGAGATGATGTGACCGAGAGTGAGAAATTCGGCAGTAATCGGCATCCGACCGACGGCCAAAGATCGGATAACGATTCAGAAAACCATGGAAACCCGACTATCGATGAGAAAGGGCAAAGGCGTAAAATTGAAGGAAACCAAGATTTTAAAGATCGCAAGACAGAAAGGTGTAGTTATATTAGGCGCAACTCAGAGAACGATAGTTTAAAAATCCATCTTACAGAGGACGATTTCAGTTATAATTCAGGCGGAGCTGTTGACCAAAGACGTCGGAGATCTTCGGATGGTGGCTTAAGTAATTCGGGGAACGAGAGTTTAAGAAGTGGTTTTACAAAAGGCAATCGTAGTCAACCAATGGGAAACCAAAGACGACGAAGATCTTCCAATGACGCCCGTCGAAACAGTACAAGAGACAGTGAGACGTCGGAAAGCCACCGACATCCGACTGAGAGTGAAAGAAGACGAGGATATTCCGACCATTTATTGGAAAACAGCGCTAGTGGGGACGAGCTACCGGAAAACTGCCAACATCGTacaaagaaggaaagaaaatgtaatTCTGTCTGTCGCAGCTCGAAGAACAATACTTTAAGAAACGATCTTGCGCAGGGCAACGTCAATCATCCCATCAAAATCTTACGACGACGAAGATCTTCCGATGCGACTTCAGAAAACGATGCGACAGAGATTGAACGTCTAGGAAGTGATACACATGCGGCGAGGAGTCAAAGAGTACCAGAATCTTTCGATCACATCTCAGGAAACGAGAATTTAAGAAGTTGTCATAGAGAGGAAGACCTTAGTCAGTTAATAGGGAACCAAAGACGACGAAGATCTGCCGATGACGCCTTACGGAACAATACAAGAGAAAGTGAGTGGTCAGGAAACCACCGACATCCGACTGAGGGAGAAACAAGACGAAGATATTCCGACCATATATCGGAAAACAACGCAAAAGGGGACGAGTTAACGGAAAACTATCAACAGTgtacaaagaaaaaaggaaagtgtAATTCTGTCTGTCGCAGCTGGCAGAACAATGCTTTAAGAAACGATCTTCCGCAGGGCGACGTCAATCAGCCTATCAAAATTCTACGACAACGAAGATCTTCCGATGCTACTTCGGAGAACGATGCGACAGAGAGTGAACCTCTAAGAAGCGATACTCTTCCGGCGAGGAATCAAAGGAGGCAAGAAACTTTCCACCCTTTTTCAGGAACCGATGTTAAAGGGATCAGTACAGGCAATGAAGAAAGATGGAATTCTATTGATCACAGCGCAAAGAGTGGTATCCTAGAAGGTGAACTTCCGGTGGACTATCTCAGTGATACGATCGGAAACCGAAGACGACGAAAATCGTTCGGTGGCGCCTCGGAAAAGGATTCGAGAGAAACCGAGCACTCGGGAAGCCATCGTTATCCAATAAGAAACCAAAGAAGACGAGGCGCTCTTGATAACCTTTCAGAAAACGGTTCCAAAGGAAACAAGCAAAGTAGTCAAcagtttaaagaaaagaaaggagggTGGAGTTCTGTTAATTGCCCTGTCGACAACAATAGATTGAGAAATAAAGTACCGGAAGATCGATTTAGAAACCCGTGGGGAAACCGAAGACGGCGCACAGCTTCCGATGGCATCTTGAAGTATGATTCGGGATCTGGCGAATTGCCGGAGAATATCCGACCTCACTGGACAAGCAATCGAACACGTTCCGAATCTGAAATTGGAGAGGAGAACGAAAGAAAGTCTTACGCGCCAAAAGAGCCATCTTTAG ttcataTTTCGATCGTAGATTCTAAAGCAGAGAGGACCAGCCCAATTCATGAAGTAGGCAGACGACTTGATTCCACCGCCATGgaaaaacaagaacaagttGAGAGTCGACAGGCAAAGGGGCAGTTTTGGATTGACCCTGAAGTCCGAGAAAGGATTGCTAACCCTAAATATCCGGTTTGTATGCCAGACAAGCCTTTCCTCCATAGAAGCTACCAAAATGGCGAACGATATGATGACAACATAGGCCCTAATAAGTCCTTCGTCGGAGGAATGTTCGGCCGGGAATGGCGACTGAAAAAGGAACGAGAAGACTTAAAGCGAGAAGTGGAAGAAGACGCTGAAGAGGATAGGCGTCGAGCTATGCTGATTCACCCTGGTGACAACATTTGCCCAACGTTCATGATCTGGGGTGTTTGTCATCGGGGGGATAACTGTCATCTGCGGCATCCCCCTGGTAGATATCTCGAACGCCCGCCCCGGAATGCGGTGAAGCCCGAGTCCGTCTCCGAGGAGCCGAAGAGGGATCCGAACTCTTATGCCGCTGTTttggagaagaagaagaatgccGAGCCCGAGAAATTCTTCAACGACTGTTTGCTGCAAAACGTGGAGAGCAGAGAGGAAACGATTGGCAGATCGTATTCCAATGCTCTTGTAAGAAAGGATGACAGTAAGATTCCTACGACAAGAAAAAGTTTTGAGGAGGAATGGCCATGTCTTGGGTCACCTGTGCAGATTCACAGCAAGACCAAGCAAGCTACACAAGGACCGTGCGTCATCGAGAAGGTCAGTGCTTCAGtaagcaaaatgcaaaatgcaaaTGATAGAGTGATAGCCGAGTCGTTACAAGCAGACGAATACGCAGCGCTGGAGGTGTTCGAGGCAGATGAATACGTAGATCAGAACGAGGACGACACTTTCCCTGATTACCAAGAGCAAGAATTCGTCAACCAGCTGGAACAAGACACAAACAAAGAGAACCATCTTGAGACAAAGGGACACGAATTAGAAGACTTCAGCTCGTCATATTCCAGCAATGTTGTAACGCATCAAAGCACCAGAGATGAAGCCGTCCCTTCCCCACCCCCTGTAATTACCAGTGTGTGTGATATTTGCATGGATCGACCCAAAGACGCCACATTGGTTTGTGGCCACAGGTTTTGCTATCAGTGTTCTTTGCAGATGCGACTGGATGAAGGAGCTTGTGCAATATGTAGAAGATGTATCGTTTCCGTAATCAAAACTTACAACTAA
- the LOC138003609 gene encoding uncharacterized protein isoform X2, with translation MCDHGFYKLLESLFGPFCVVKFVVVILVTALLMYTCQTFARNVSLDERRKYSAVKVEMEQKNSSLSVEGNNRKKRQRKKKKSVKSNLEETVQGSNRSGLVKDFDVTCNDALKGNVRKAKGDMWKSNKTCEVAVPKGRVHQSKDTAKGNRGVAQSTGVSHGGQDFSAALLVNEEKPVGSLARCSKKLFLDAVGSVLNRNIGQGKSPRSLLNADEAPAKDFQLKNDSGNLKDDETHHHMRFNCAANTKQSMTSGEAKEMNSQGDDVTESEKFGSNRHPTDGQRSDNDSENHGNPTIDEKGQRRKIEGNQDFKDRKTERCSYIRRNSENDSLKIHLTEDDFSYNSGGAVDQRRRRSSDGGLSNSGNESLRSGFTKGNRSQPMGNQRRRRSSNDARRNSTRDSETSESHRHPTESERRRGYSDHLLENSASGDELPENCQHRTKKERKCNSVCRSSKNNTLRNDLAQGNVNHPIKILRRRRSSDATSENDATEIERLGSDTHAARSQRVPESFDHISGNENLRSCHREEDLSQLIGNQRRRRSADDALRNNTRESEWSGNHRHPTEGETRRRYSDHISENNAKGDELTENYQQCTKKKGKCNSVCRSWQNNALRNDLPQGDVNQPIKILRQRRSSDATSENDATESEPLRSDTLPARNQRRQETFHPFSGTDVKGISTGNEERWNSIDHSAKSGILEGELPVDYLSDTIGNRRRRKSFGGASEKDSRETEHSGSHRYPIRNQRRRGALDNLSENGSKGNKQSSQQFKEKKGGWSSVNCPVDNNRLRNKVPEDRFRNPWGNRRRRTASDGILKYDSGSGELPENIRPHWTSNRTRSESEIGEENERKSYAPKEPSLVHISIVDSKAERTSPIHEVGRRLDSTAMEKQEQVESRQAKGQFWIDPEVRERIANPKYPVCMPDKPFLHRSYQNGERYDDNIGPNKSFVGGMFGREWRLKKEREDLKREVEEDAEEDRRRAMLIHPGDNICPTFMIWGVCHRGDNCHLRHPPGRYLERPPRNAVKPESVSEEPKRDPNSYAAVLEKKKNAEPEKFFNDCLLQNVESREETIGRSYSNALVRKDDSKIPTTRKSFEEEWPCLGSPVQIHSKTKQATQGPCVIEKVSASVSKMQNANDRVIAESLQADEYAALEVFEADEYVDQNEDDTFPDYQEQEFVNQLEQDTNKENHLETKGHELEDFSSSYSSNVVTHQSTRDEAVPSPPPVITSVCDICMDRPKDATLVCGHRFCYQCSLQMRLDEGACAICRRCIVSVIKTYN, from the exons ATGAAAGAAGGAAATATTCAGCAGTGAAAGTTGAAATGGAGCAAAAAAATTCAAGTCTCTCTGTTGAGGGAAATAATAGGAAGAAacggcaaagaaagaaaaagaaatctgTTAAGTCCAATTTGGAGGAAACTGTACAAGGAAGTAATAGAAGTGGACTGGTGAAAGACTTTGATGTGACATGCAATGATGCTCTTAAAGGAAATGTGAGGAAGGCGAAAGGTGATATGTGGAAAAGTAACAAGACGTGTGAAGTGGCAGTGCCAAAGGGCAGAGTTCACCAATCTAAGGATACAGCAAAAG GTAACAGAGGTGTTGCTCAGTCAACGGGCGTTTCCCATGGGGGTCAAGATTTTAGTGCCGCATTGCTTGTGAATGAAGAAAAACCGGTTGGAAGCTTAGCACGTTGTTCGAAAAAGCTTTTTCTGGACGCAGTTGGTTCTGTGCTGAATCGGAACATTGGACAAGGTAAAAGCCCTCGGAGTTTGTTGAATGCGGATGAAGCTCCCGCTAAAGACTTTCAGCTGAAAAACGACTCTGGTAATTTAAAGGATGACGAAACGCACCATCATATGCGATTTAATTGTGCAGCAAACACCAAACAGTCCATGACTTCTGGAGAAGCTAAAGAGATGAACAGCCAAGGAGATGATGTGACCGAGAGTGAGAAATTCGGCAGTAATCGGCATCCGACCGACGGCCAAAGATCGGATAACGATTCAGAAAACCATGGAAACCCGACTATCGATGAGAAAGGGCAAAGGCGTAAAATTGAAGGAAACCAAGATTTTAAAGATCGCAAGACAGAAAGGTGTAGTTATATTAGGCGCAACTCAGAGAACGATAGTTTAAAAATCCATCTTACAGAGGACGATTTCAGTTATAATTCAGGCGGAGCTGTTGACCAAAGACGTCGGAGATCTTCGGATGGTGGCTTAAGTAATTCGGGGAACGAGAGTTTAAGAAGTGGTTTTACAAAAGGCAATCGTAGTCAACCAATGGGAAACCAAAGACGACGAAGATCTTCCAATGACGCCCGTCGAAACAGTACAAGAGACAGTGAGACGTCGGAAAGCCACCGACATCCGACTGAGAGTGAAAGAAGACGAGGATATTCCGACCATTTATTGGAAAACAGCGCTAGTGGGGACGAGCTACCGGAAAACTGCCAACATCGTacaaagaaggaaagaaaatgtaatTCTGTCTGTCGCAGCTCGAAGAACAATACTTTAAGAAACGATCTTGCGCAGGGCAACGTCAATCATCCCATCAAAATCTTACGACGACGAAGATCTTCCGATGCGACTTCAGAAAACGATGCGACAGAGATTGAACGTCTAGGAAGTGATACACATGCGGCGAGGAGTCAAAGAGTACCAGAATCTTTCGATCACATCTCAGGAAACGAGAATTTAAGAAGTTGTCATAGAGAGGAAGACCTTAGTCAGTTAATAGGGAACCAAAGACGACGAAGATCTGCCGATGACGCCTTACGGAACAATACAAGAGAAAGTGAGTGGTCAGGAAACCACCGACATCCGACTGAGGGAGAAACAAGACGAAGATATTCCGACCATATATCGGAAAACAACGCAAAAGGGGACGAGTTAACGGAAAACTATCAACAGTgtacaaagaaaaaaggaaagtgtAATTCTGTCTGTCGCAGCTGGCAGAACAATGCTTTAAGAAACGATCTTCCGCAGGGCGACGTCAATCAGCCTATCAAAATTCTACGACAACGAAGATCTTCCGATGCTACTTCGGAGAACGATGCGACAGAGAGTGAACCTCTAAGAAGCGATACTCTTCCGGCGAGGAATCAAAGGAGGCAAGAAACTTTCCACCCTTTTTCAGGAACCGATGTTAAAGGGATCAGTACAGGCAATGAAGAAAGATGGAATTCTATTGATCACAGCGCAAAGAGTGGTATCCTAGAAGGTGAACTTCCGGTGGACTATCTCAGTGATACGATCGGAAACCGAAGACGACGAAAATCGTTCGGTGGCGCCTCGGAAAAGGATTCGAGAGAAACCGAGCACTCGGGAAGCCATCGTTATCCAATAAGAAACCAAAGAAGACGAGGCGCTCTTGATAACCTTTCAGAAAACGGTTCCAAAGGAAACAAGCAAAGTAGTCAAcagtttaaagaaaagaaaggagggTGGAGTTCTGTTAATTGCCCTGTCGACAACAATAGATTGAGAAATAAAGTACCGGAAGATCGATTTAGAAACCCGTGGGGAAACCGAAGACGGCGCACAGCTTCCGATGGCATCTTGAAGTATGATTCGGGATCTGGCGAATTGCCGGAGAATATCCGACCTCACTGGACAAGCAATCGAACACGTTCCGAATCTGAAATTGGAGAGGAGAACGAAAGAAAGTCTTACGCGCCAAAAGAGCCATCTTTAG ttcataTTTCGATCGTAGATTCTAAAGCAGAGAGGACCAGCCCAATTCATGAAGTAGGCAGACGACTTGATTCCACCGCCATGgaaaaacaagaacaagttGAGAGTCGACAGGCAAAGGGGCAGTTTTGGATTGACCCTGAAGTCCGAGAAAGGATTGCTAACCCTAAATATCCGGTTTGTATGCCAGACAAGCCTTTCCTCCATAGAAGCTACCAAAATGGCGAACGATATGATGACAACATAGGCCCTAATAAGTCCTTCGTCGGAGGAATGTTCGGCCGGGAATGGCGACTGAAAAAGGAACGAGAAGACTTAAAGCGAGAAGTGGAAGAAGACGCTGAAGAGGATAGGCGTCGAGCTATGCTGATTCACCCTGGTGACAACATTTGCCCAACGTTCATGATCTGGGGTGTTTGTCATCGGGGGGATAACTGTCATCTGCGGCATCCCCCTGGTAGATATCTCGAACGCCCGCCCCGGAATGCGGTGAAGCCCGAGTCCGTCTCCGAGGAGCCGAAGAGGGATCCGAACTCTTATGCCGCTGTTttggagaagaagaagaatgccGAGCCCGAGAAATTCTTCAACGACTGTTTGCTGCAAAACGTGGAGAGCAGAGAGGAAACGATTGGCAGATCGTATTCCAATGCTCTTGTAAGAAAGGATGACAGTAAGATTCCTACGACAAGAAAAAGTTTTGAGGAGGAATGGCCATGTCTTGGGTCACCTGTGCAGATTCACAGCAAGACCAAGCAAGCTACACAAGGACCGTGCGTCATCGAGAAGGTCAGTGCTTCAGtaagcaaaatgcaaaatgcaaaTGATAGAGTGATAGCCGAGTCGTTACAAGCAGACGAATACGCAGCGCTGGAGGTGTTCGAGGCAGATGAATACGTAGATCAGAACGAGGACGACACTTTCCCTGATTACCAAGAGCAAGAATTCGTCAACCAGCTGGAACAAGACACAAACAAAGAGAACCATCTTGAGACAAAGGGACACGAATTAGAAGACTTCAGCTCGTCATATTCCAGCAATGTTGTAACGCATCAAAGCACCAGAGATGAAGCCGTCCCTTCCCCACCCCCTGTAATTACCAGTGTGTGTGATATTTGCATGGATCGACCCAAAGACGCCACATTGGTTTGTGGCCACAGGTTTTGCTATCAGTGTTCTTTGCAGATGCGACTGGATGAAGGAGCTTGTGCAATATGTAGAAGATGTATCGTTTCCGTAATCAAAACTTACAACTAA